AACTCAAAATAGACATTGAAATTTTTGATCGCTTTTATCTGAATAATTGAATTGTTCAAAAAAATATTCAAAGTTCAAATCCAAATTTTTATCATAAGTTGAGAAATCGGGTCAATTCACCTCAAAAATTTAAGGTCCATTTTTCAGGAAAGAAGCCAGCAAAAAATTTCAGGTATAAAGCAGTGCAATCGGTTCAAAATTTTAGATCTCGTGTTGTTCTGTAAAAACAAGGAAAAAATTCCCGCCGGTTATGGTATATGTGATGATTTCCCCTAATTATGCTGTATACGCTTGTTAAAAGTATAGACAAGCGAACTGCTCAAAAAGGAAAAGTTCCGGTGAAAAGGAGAAGATTAGTTTCGCTGGAAGGTTGCTGAGAAAATCTGGCGAAAGAATCCTATGGCACGGATATACTGCAGATTTTTCAGAACTTAATGCTCCAGAAAGAGGAAAATTTCACGGAGGAAAAGCCGGAACTCACGATGCCGAATATTTCCGGGACTGCAGACCTGGGAACGGTAACGACCTTTTTGCTAAAAACCAAAACGGAGGTTTAAAAATATGTTGGACTTTACAGAGGCAAGTCTGAAAAAGGTATTAACCAGATACAATGTGGCTCTGGAAAAGGCAATGACACCTGAAGAAGCCGCAGAAGAGCTTTATCCTAAAGACGAACTTATTTACCCGATCGCAAAAGCCATCTTCGAAGGCGAAGAAGATGACGTTATCGAGGGTCTCCAGGCAGCAATCGATGCAGGCAAGGACCCAATTGCACTTATCGATGACGCTCTCATGGTCGGTATGGGCGTTGTCACAAGACTTTATGATGAAGGTGTAATTTTCCTTCCAAATGTCATGATGTCTGCTGATGCCATGCTCGCAGGTATCGAATTCTGCAAGGAAAACTCCCAAGTTGCTCCTGTAACAAAGGGAACTGTTGTCTGCCACGTCGCAGAGGGTGACGTTCACGACATCGGGAAAAACATCGTTACCGCTCTCCTCAGGGCAAACGGCTACAATGTAGTCGACCTCGGAAGGGACGTCCCAGTGGACGAAGTCCTTGCAGCAGTTGCTGAGCACAACCCAATAATGGTAACAGGTACTGCACTTATGACCACCACCATGTATGCATTCAAGGAAGTTAACGACAAGCTCCTCGAGAAAGGATATAAGATTCCATTTGCATGCGGCGGCGGCGCAGTTAACCAGGACTTCGTATCCCAGTACGAACTTGGCATTTACGGTGAGGAAGCCGCTGATGCCCCTAAGATTGCTGACGCAATTGTTGCAGGTACTACAGATATCGCAGCATTAAGAGAGAAATTCCACAAGCACTGAGGTGAGTTAAATGGCAGCAAAAAGATACACTTCAATGGCATACGCAAGCGCAGACGAAATGACCTTTGGCGTATCCAAGTACCCAGTAAAGGCAGGCCTCGGTCTCGAGATCGGTGCAGGCTACACAATTCCTGAAGTTAACTACGCACCAAGACCAGAAGCCGGTGCATCCAAGGAAAAACTCATAAGGGAATATGAGAGGATCACCACCGACATTATGTCAAGGATGGTCCAGGTCGGTTTCCCAGCAGTTATCCTCGAAACCGAACACGTTCAGCAGATGTCCAACAACCCTTCCTGGGGAGCAGAAGTTGCACATGCCCAAAAGACCATCATGGAAGAATATCACGATGAATACGGCATAAAGTGCGCACTCCGCCACACAATCGGTGACATCCGTGAGAACAGGGATTTCCTCCAGCTCAGAGGCGACAAGTACTCTGTCTTCCTCGAAGCCTTTGAAGAATGCGCTAAGGCTGGTGCAGACCT
The Methanosarcina thermophila TM-1 genome window above contains:
- the mtaC gene encoding methanol--corrinoid protein MtaC, coding for MLDFTEASLKKVLTRYNVALEKAMTPEEAAEELYPKDELIYPIAKAIFEGEEDDVIEGLQAAIDAGKDPIALIDDALMVGMGVVTRLYDEGVIFLPNVMMSADAMLAGIEFCKENSQVAPVTKGTVVCHVAEGDVHDIGKNIVTALLRANGYNVVDLGRDVPVDEVLAAVAEHNPIMVTGTALMTTTMYAFKEVNDKLLEKGYKIPFACGGGAVNQDFVSQYELGIYGEEAADAPKIADAIVAGTTDIAALREKFHKH